In Stigmatopora nigra isolate UIUO_SnigA chromosome 2, RoL_Snig_1.1, whole genome shotgun sequence, a single window of DNA contains:
- the LOC144215751 gene encoding mortality factor 4-like protein 1: MAPKQDPKPKFQEGERVLCFHGPLLYEAKCVKSNVKEKQIKYFIHYSGWNKNWDEWVPESRVLKYVDSNLQKQKELQKANQDHYVEGRMRGAAPNKKIPATSQKNDVKTKKNKQKTPGPGEGPSSGGDPVHPPRKKRARVDPTVESEETFINRVEVKVKIPEELKPWLVDDWDLITRQKQLFHLPAKKNVDAVLEDYANYKKSRGTSDSKEFAVSEVVAGVREYFNVMLGTQLLYKFERPQYADILANHPDTSMSQIYGAPHLLRLFVRIGAMLAYTPLDEKSLALLLTYLQDFLKYLVKNSATLFNASDYEVAPPEYHRKAV; the protein is encoded by the exons ATGGCGCCGAAACAGGACCCGAAACCTAAATTTCAAGAAG GTGAAAGAGTGCTGTGTTTTCATGGGCCATTGCTCTACGAAGCTAAG TGTGTTAAAAGTAACGTCAAGGAGAAACAAATCAAGTACTTCATTCATTACAGCGGCTGGAATAAAAA TTGGGACGAATGGGTTCCTGAGAGCCGAGTGCTAAAGTATGTGGACAGCAATCTGCAGAAACAGAAAGAGCTTCAGAAGGCCAATCA AGACCATTATGTTGAAGGAAGAATGAGGGGTGCTGCACCGAATAAGAAGATACCCGCGACCTCGCAGAAAAACGACGT gaaaaccaaaaagaacaaacaaaaaa CTCCTGGTCCAGGAGAAGGACCGAGTTCGGGAGGGGACCCAGTCCACCCCCCACGGAAGAAGAGGGCTCGTGTTGACCCAACGGTTGAAAGT GAGGAGACCTTCATAAACAGAGTGGAAGTTAAAGTCAAAATCCCCGAGGAGCTAAAACCTTGGCTTGTAGATGACTGGGATCTGATTACGCGACAAAAACAG CTTTTCCATCTGCCCGCAAAGAAGAACGTTGATGCTGTTTTAGAAGATTATGCAAACTACAAGAAATCGAGAGGAACTTCTGACAGCaa GGAGTTTGCCGTGAGTGAGGTCGTTGCCGGTGTGCGGGAATATTTCAACGTCATGCTGGGCACGCAGCTGCTCTACAAATTTGAGAGGCCGCAATATGCAGACATCTTGGCCAACCACCCAGATACGTCCATGTCGCAGATTTACGGCGCACCCCACCTGTTGAGGCTCTTTG TGCGAATCGGAGCCATGCTGGCTTACACTCCTTTGGATGAAAAGAGTCTGGCACTGCTGCTGACCTACCTGCAAGACTTCCTCAA GTACTTGGTCAAGAATTCTGCAACGCTCTTCAATGCCAGCGATTATGAGGTGGCCCCACCGGAGTACCATCGCAAGGccgtttga